In 'Nostoc azollae' 0708, the following are encoded in one genomic region:
- a CDS encoding ATP-binding protein, with translation MSTVNTSFYTKVQFFQRQAASLLLYQSVLQGEVPIAFLDLLQSIRYSDADGRNCLQAYGNYFQALAASKQTWEEYLIRQILIADNPFTRLAQQRAFADLPTALVAAAQHDLQILQNLYDCNSAILSEWVQFVAHLPVSPVVWYQESESIEIDIDFIFSFLQLETWADAVENLVAYYQQYGTGLFAQYRAFRWQNGNLTGILYPAPVKVDTLLSYEWQKDTLLKNTKFLLLGQPALHLLLYGSRGSGKSSLVKSLLHENGHKILRLIEVTKPELKNLPQIIEQLRGIPQKFIIFVDDLSLEEDNDAFKVLKVVLEGSLTDKPQNVVIYATSNCRHLIREYFNDRPTPKDDEEVHAWDTMQEKLSFRDHFGLTLTFESADQKTYLKIVQRLAAQVDLNLNQEDLEYKALQWVSRHNGRSGRTAQQLIDFLKADLSVDRENKNSL, from the coding sequence ATGTCTACGGTAAATACCTCTTTTTACACCAAAGTTCAATTTTTCCAGCGTCAAGCAGCATCTCTTTTACTTTACCAATCTGTCCTTCAAGGCGAAGTGCCGATCGCATTTCTTGATCTATTACAATCTATACGTTACAGTGATGCCGATGGGCGGAACTGTCTCCAAGCTTACGGTAATTACTTTCAAGCTTTAGCTGCCAGCAAACAAACTTGGGAAGAATACTTAATTCGTCAAATTCTCATTGCTGACAACCCTTTTACTAGATTAGCTCAACAACGAGCATTTGCTGATTTACCAACCGCCTTGGTTGCGGCAGCCCAACATGATTTACAAATATTACAAAATTTATATGATTGTAACAGTGCTATTTTAAGTGAGTGGGTGCAATTTGTTGCTCATTTGCCAGTTTCCCCGGTGGTGTGGTACCAAGAATCAGAAAGCATAGAAATTGATATAGATTTTATTTTCTCATTTCTACAGTTGGAAACATGGGCGGATGCTGTCGAAAATTTAGTCGCTTATTATCAGCAATACGGAACAGGTTTATTTGCACAATATCGGGCTTTTCGCTGGCAAAATGGGAATCTTACTGGTATCCTCTATCCTGCTCCAGTTAAAGTAGATACATTGCTAAGTTATGAGTGGCAAAAAGATACATTGTTAAAAAATACCAAGTTTTTATTGTTAGGACAGCCAGCATTGCACCTATTACTTTACGGTAGTCGGGGTTCTGGCAAATCTTCTTTAGTCAAATCCTTGCTACATGAAAATGGTCACAAAATCCTGCGTTTGATAGAAGTAACAAAACCAGAGTTAAAAAACTTACCGCAAATTATCGAACAGTTGCGGGGGATACCACAAAAATTTATCATTTTTGTCGATGATCTTTCCCTTGAGGAAGATAATGATGCTTTTAAAGTATTGAAAGTAGTTTTAGAAGGGAGTTTAACTGATAAACCACAAAATGTAGTAATTTATGCTACCTCGAACTGTCGTCACCTAATTCGAGAGTATTTTAATGATAGACCCACCCCCAAGGATGACGAGGAAGTCCATGCTTGGGATACAATGCAGGAGAAGCTTTCCTTTAGGGATCACTTTGGTCTAACATTAACATTTGAATCAGCAGATCAAAAAACATATTTAAAAATTGTTCAACGTTTAGCAGCACAAGTGGATCTTAATCTCAATCAAGAAGATTTAGAATACAAAGCTTTACAATGGGTAAGTCGCCATAATGGCCGTTCTGGACGCACGGCACAGCAGCTTATAGACTTCTTAAAAGCAGATTTATCTGTAGATAGAGAAAATAAAAATAGCCTGTAA
- a CDS encoding TMEM14 family protein, translating into MNLGIVVAFGYGILALVGGIIGYIQAKSKVSLLSGSISGFLIIFAAYSQLQGQTWGLTLAAFVTGILVVFFAFRLARTRKFMPAGLMIIFGILTLAIIVNQIFAS; encoded by the coding sequence ATGAATTTAGGTATAGTTGTCGCTTTTGGCTACGGCATTTTAGCATTAGTAGGTGGGATCATTGGTTATATTCAGGCTAAGAGCAAAGTTTCTTTACTAAGTGGTAGCATTAGCGGTTTCTTGATCATCTTTGCTGCCTACAGTCAACTTCAGGGACAAACCTGGGGTTTAACTTTAGCAGCTTTTGTTACTGGTATTTTAGTAGTTTTTTTTGCCTTTAGACTAGCTAGAACACGCAAATTTATGCCTGCGGGCTTGATGATTATTTTTGGTATTCTGACATTAGCAATAATAGTGAATCAAATCTTTGCTTCTTAG
- a CDS encoding aminoglycoside phosphotransferase family protein, producing MILSLSSQNVIQYLQNVGLCSLEDGTLYESELPENSGNNRNLLVNLPDNRKLLVKQERRLNFDSNIHQFFNEWLFHQLLQKFPVLGNISELPSLLLHFDEENSIIVRSYLSEYVELGKFYQNNSIFPTEIATAIGTTLAGLHCSTFQRREYQDFMDTAPQGQFRYHFYNPAQGIGSINQDIFSKIPTEALKFHVLYQRYESLESAIADLAYEWKPCCLTHNDLQLNNILVHSRWQQLDNCLMRVIDWEACAWGDPAFDLGTLLASYIKIWLSSLVVDPSLELEESLNLAMIPLEIIQPSMLAVIRAYLQAFRLILDERQDFILRVIQFTGLALTHQIQNMIECCKYFDNTHICMLEVAKNLLISPEESVLTVFGSSETEILQSVKGYHKIVQSEEKQLLRIYYGKTRLRGC from the coding sequence ATGATATTATCACTGTCTTCTCAAAATGTTATTCAGTATCTGCAAAATGTAGGTCTGTGTAGCTTAGAAGATGGCACCTTATATGAATCTGAGTTGCCAGAAAATAGCGGTAATAATCGAAATTTATTGGTGAATCTGCCGGATAATCGTAAACTGCTGGTTAAACAAGAACGTCGCCTGAATTTTGATAGCAATATCCATCAATTCTTTAATGAGTGGCTATTTCACCAATTACTCCAAAAATTTCCAGTTCTTGGCAATATTTCGGAGCTTCCATCATTATTACTACATTTTGACGAAGAAAATTCTATTATTGTTCGTAGTTATTTAAGCGAATATGTGGAACTAGGTAAATTTTATCAAAATAACAGTATTTTTCCCACAGAAATCGCCACCGCTATTGGTACCACACTAGCAGGATTACATTGTTCCACTTTTCAACGACGAGAGTATCAAGATTTTATGGATACTGCTCCCCAAGGACAGTTTCGCTATCACTTTTATAATCCTGCTCAAGGAATAGGTTCAATTAATCAAGATATTTTTAGCAAGATCCCCACTGAAGCACTGAAGTTTCATGTTCTCTATCAAAGGTACGAAAGTTTAGAATCAGCAATTGCTGACTTAGCTTATGAATGGAAGCCTTGCTGTTTGACTCACAATGATTTGCAGTTAAACAATATTTTGGTACATTCCCGTTGGCAACAACTAGATAATTGCTTAATGAGAGTAATTGATTGGGAAGCTTGCGCTTGGGGAGACCCAGCTTTTGATTTAGGAACTTTATTAGCAAGTTACATCAAAATTTGGCTTTCAAGTTTGGTAGTAGATCCCAGTTTAGAGTTAGAAGAATCTCTAAATTTGGCAATGATTCCCCTAGAAATTATTCAACCTTCTATGTTGGCTGTAATTCGTGCTTACCTCCAGGCTTTTCGCCTGATTTTAGATGAACGCCAAGACTTTATTTTGCGTGTGATTCAGTTTACAGGATTAGCACTAACTCACCAAATTCAAAATATGATTGAGTGCTGCAAATACTTTGATAATACTCACATCTGTATGTTGGAAGTGGCCAAAAATTTGTTAATTAGTCCTGAAGAATCTGTATTAACTGTTTTTGGAAGTTCTGAAACCGAAATCCTGCAATCTGTCAAAGGCTACCACAAAATAGTTCAATCTGAAGAAAAGCAACTACTGCGGATTTATTACGGAAAAACGCGTCTACGCGGTTGCTAG
- a CDS encoding T3SS effector HopA1 family protein, which produces MLNNSTNEILNSLFDIAANIQIEPNFCIQHPNYQPFALPNTVANRFQQNSPDLQHKYLALLLRNFLHGIYYNGSLQTALSINANHGNYSSHKILEHNSNVGIDWDFYEQLHQHNHGNGHYDCNWEVLRLEPDGSLAVTKNDLTLYVEAECYLKSRKEYAKVGDLTAIWMPKNRLQNGCYVAVSNLGQERQDTGDTNLGVGRIYFNFSSFGAIALMDSLTQHLNNANIPFSFEVLYNPSTYGRYDAGVLHFELQDYAIIHKILQIVYKQHQSYFQPQIPLFTKFLAPGLSLAEAPSQKFAPQESFGMNRCQIVANALLEAWEKGKNAIEERMRIIDQHFAQNLIDVQRPYLNPSSEDIYIPLNS; this is translated from the coding sequence ATGTTAAACAATTCTACTAATGAGATCCTCAATTCTTTATTTGATATTGCCGCCAATATCCAAATTGAACCTAACTTCTGTATTCAACATCCCAACTATCAACCTTTTGCTCTACCAAATACAGTAGCAAATAGATTTCAACAGAATTCACCAGATTTACAACATAAATATCTAGCTCTACTTTTGCGAAATTTTCTACATGGTATTTATTATAATGGTTCACTCCAAACAGCTTTATCAATAAATGCTAATCATGGGAATTACTCATCACATAAAATTTTAGAGCACAACTCTAACGTGGGCATTGATTGGGACTTTTATGAACAATTACACCAGCACAATCATGGTAATGGTCATTATGATTGTAATTGGGAAGTTTTGCGACTAGAACCTGATGGGAGTTTAGCAGTGACAAAAAATGATTTAACATTGTATGTTGAAGCAGAATGTTATCTGAAATCCCGTAAAGAATATGCAAAAGTGGGTGATTTAACCGCTATTTGGATGCCTAAAAATCGCTTACAAAATGGCTGTTATGTGGCAGTTAGTAATCTAGGACAGGAACGCCAAGATACAGGAGATACTAATTTGGGAGTAGGGCGAATTTATTTTAATTTTAGTTCGTTCGGTGCGATCGCACTAATGGATAGCCTAACACAACATCTTAACAACGCCAATATTCCCTTTAGCTTTGAAGTTCTTTATAACCCATCAACTTATGGGCGTTATGATGCAGGCGTACTTCACTTTGAACTACAAGATTATGCCATAATTCACAAAATTCTCCAGATAGTTTATAAACAGCACCAATCTTATTTTCAGCCACAAATTCCCCTATTTACCAAATTTCTAGCACCCGGACTAAGTTTAGCAGAAGCACCAAGCCAAAAATTTGCCCCACAGGAAAGTTTTGGTATGAACCGATGTCAAATAGTTGCTAATGCCTTATTAGAAGCCTGGGAAAAAGGTAAAAATGCCATTGAAGAACGCATGAGGATAATTGACCAACATTTTGCACAGAATTTAATTGATGTCCAGCGTCCTTACTTGAACCCCAGTTCTGAAGATATATATATCCCATTAAATTCCTAA
- a CDS encoding acyl-CoA thioesterase, whose translation MIFTYKRTIRFQDTDAAGVVYFANVLSMCHEAYEESLGHSGINIHNFFTRPFVAFPIVHANVDLLRPMYCGDKLMISLIPQKIGMDKFEISYEITVNDVIVAKAITRQVCIDVNSRTKQELPDEMISWLETNRRDAEGVERRKSREEIM comes from the coding sequence ATGATTTTCACATATAAACGCACGATAAGATTTCAAGATACTGATGCCGCTGGAGTCGTTTATTTTGCTAATGTTTTAAGTATGTGTCATGAAGCCTACGAAGAATCTCTAGGGCATTCAGGTATAAATATTCATAATTTTTTCACTCGTCCATTTGTGGCTTTTCCCATTGTTCATGCTAATGTAGATCTTTTGCGTCCTATGTATTGTGGTGATAAATTGATGATTAGTTTAATTCCTCAAAAAATAGGTATGGATAAGTTTGAAATTAGCTATGAAATTACGGTGAATGATGTAATAGTTGCCAAAGCAATTACTAGGCAGGTTTGTATTGATGTGAATAGTAGAACTAAGCAGGAATTACCAGATGAGATGATTTCTTGGTTGGAAACGAACCGCAGAGATGCAGAAGGTGTAGAGAGAAGAAAGTCCAGAGAGGAAATTATGTAA